TTGGCCCGCGCCATGATCGGGCGCGCCCTGCCGGGTGGCATGCAGATTTCCCATTTTTCGGTGCTGAATCTGCTGGCGCACCTGTCGGAAGAGCGGACGCCTGCGCAACTGGCCGAGGCGTTTCATGTGACCCGTGGTGCGATGACCAACACGCTGGCGCGGCTGGAATGGGCGGGGCATGTGCATATCCGTCCCGACTGGGACGATGCACGTCGGAAGTTCGTGTCGATCAGCCCGGCGGGGCGGGCTGCGCGGGATGCGGCCCTTGCGGCGATTTTGCCCGCCATGTCGGATGTTGTCCGCGATGTCGGGCCAGAGCGGGC
The genomic region above belongs to Paracoccus sp. SCSIO 75233 and contains:
- a CDS encoding MarR family winged helix-turn-helix transcriptional regulator, encoding MTDLPAPLDDLSRNSVAASLFAEVLVVEQLARAMIGRALPGGMQISHFSVLNLLAHLSEERTPAQLAEAFHVTRGAMTNTLARLEWAGHVHIRPDWDDARRKFVSISPAGRAARDAALAAILPAMSDVVRDVGPERARAALPVLRALRDRLEEGD